Proteins from a single region of Haloterrigena alkaliphila:
- a CDS encoding DNA-directed RNA polymerase subunit A': MQTSTPKDIGSISFGLMEPEEYREMSATKIITADTYDDDGFPIDMGLMDPRLGVIDPGLECKTCGKHSGSCNGHFGHIELAAPVIHVGFTKLIRRLLRGTCRECSKLLLTEDERDEFRADITESRKLGRDLNDVTKAAIRQARKKDRCPFCGEIQYDIDHEKPTTYYEVQQVLTSEYSQRIAGAMQGDEEEGVERTTPDELAEKTDIELTRINEILSGSFRPRESQRKAIEKALDIDLTEEDTNKLMPSDIRDWFENIPDEDIEVLGIDPAKSRPEWMILTVLPVPPVTARPSITLDNGQRSEDDLTHKLVDIIRINQRFMENREAGAPQLIIEDLWELLQYHVTTFMDNEISGTPPARHRSGRPLKTLSQRLKGKEGRFRGSLSGKRVNFSARTVISPDPTLSLNEVGVPDRVAKEMTQTMNVTERNLEDARRFVSNGPEGHPGANYVRRPDGRRLKVTEKNCEQLAEKVEAGWEVNRHLIDGDIVIFNRQPSLHRMSIMAHEVVVMPYKTFRLNTVVCPPYNADFDGDEMNMHALQNEEARAEARVLMRVQEQILSPRFGENIIGAIQDHISGMYLLTADNPRFNETQALDLLRATRIDELPEPSGIDDEGKPFWTGYDVFSELLPDDLNLEFTGTIGEPVVIEDGQLIEGTIAEDEVGEFGGEIVDTITKVYGNTRARIFINEVSTLAMRAIMHFGFSIGIDDETIPEEARERIDETIDDANDRVEELIEAYENNELESLPGRTIDETLEMKIMQTLSRARDNAGNIADEHFDDENPAVVMANSGARGSMLNLTQMAGAVGQQAVRGERINRGYEDRTLSHYEPNDLSAEAHGFVENSYTSGLTPREFFFHAMGGREGLVDTAVRTSKSGYLQRRLINALSELETQYDGTVRDTSDTIVQFEFGEDGTSPVKVSSGDDNEIDVEAIADRVIDSEFASEAERDEFLGIRTEPTNLSEHADDRLTEGREVTSDD; the protein is encoded by the coding sequence ATGCAAACGAGTACACCCAAAGACATCGGATCGATCTCCTTCGGGCTCATGGAGCCCGAGGAGTATCGGGAGATGAGTGCGACGAAGATCATCACCGCCGACACCTACGACGACGACGGATTCCCCATCGACATGGGGTTGATGGACCCGCGACTCGGCGTGATCGACCCCGGCCTCGAGTGCAAGACCTGCGGCAAACACTCGGGGTCGTGTAACGGCCACTTCGGTCACATCGAACTGGCCGCGCCCGTCATTCACGTCGGCTTCACGAAGCTCATCCGGCGGCTCCTGCGAGGGACCTGTCGGGAGTGTTCGAAGCTGCTCCTGACGGAGGACGAACGCGACGAGTTCCGCGCGGACATCACGGAATCGCGCAAGCTCGGTCGGGACTTAAACGACGTCACCAAGGCCGCGATCCGGCAGGCTCGGAAGAAGGATCGCTGCCCGTTCTGCGGCGAGATTCAGTACGACATCGACCACGAGAAGCCGACCACTTACTACGAGGTCCAGCAGGTCCTGACCAGCGAGTACTCCCAGCGCATCGCGGGAGCGATGCAGGGCGACGAGGAGGAGGGCGTCGAGCGAACGACGCCGGACGAACTCGCCGAGAAGACCGACATCGAACTCACTCGGATCAACGAGATCCTCTCGGGCTCCTTCCGTCCGCGCGAAAGTCAGCGGAAGGCGATCGAGAAGGCCCTGGACATCGACCTGACCGAGGAGGACACGAACAAGCTGATGCCCAGCGACATCCGGGACTGGTTCGAGAACATCCCGGACGAGGACATCGAAGTGCTGGGAATCGATCCCGCGAAGTCCCGGCCGGAGTGGATGATCCTCACCGTCCTCCCGGTACCGCCGGTCACCGCGCGGCCGTCGATCACGCTCGACAACGGCCAGCGCTCCGAGGACGACCTGACACACAAGCTGGTCGACATCATCCGGATCAACCAGCGGTTCATGGAGAACCGCGAGGCCGGCGCCCCGCAACTGATCATCGAGGACCTCTGGGAACTGCTCCAGTACCACGTCACCACGTTCATGGACAACGAGATCTCGGGCACGCCGCCGGCACGACACCGCTCGGGCCGGCCGCTGAAGACCCTCTCCCAGCGGCTGAAGGGCAAGGAGGGCCGCTTCCGGGGCTCGCTGTCCGGGAAGCGTGTGAACTTCTCGGCCCGAACCGTCATCTCGCCGGACCCGACCCTCTCGCTCAACGAGGTCGGCGTCCCCGACCGCGTCGCCAAGGAGATGACCCAGACGATGAACGTCACCGAGCGCAACCTCGAGGACGCTCGACGGTTCGTCTCGAACGGCCCAGAGGGCCACCCCGGCGCGAACTACGTTCGCCGACCGGACGGCCGTCGACTGAAGGTGACCGAGAAGAACTGCGAGCAGCTCGCGGAGAAGGTCGAGGCCGGCTGGGAAGTGAACCGCCACCTCATCGACGGCGACATCGTCATCTTCAACCGGCAGCCGTCGCTCCACCGGATGTCGATCATGGCCCACGAGGTCGTGGTCATGCCGTACAAGACGTTCCGTCTGAACACCGTCGTCTGTCCGCCGTACAACGCCGACTTCGACGGCGACGAGATGAACATGCACGCGCTGCAAAACGAGGAGGCCCGCGCCGAAGCGCGCGTCCTCATGCGCGTGCAGGAACAGATCCTGAGCCCGCGGTTCGGCGAGAACATCATCGGGGCCATCCAGGACCACATCAGTGGGATGTACCTGCTGACCGCCGACAACCCCCGATTCAACGAGACCCAGGCGCTCGACCTCCTGCGCGCGACCCGGATCGACGAACTGCCCGAACCCAGCGGGATCGACGACGAGGGCAAGCCGTTCTGGACCGGCTACGACGTCTTCTCCGAACTGCTGCCCGACGATCTGAACCTCGAGTTCACGGGCACCATCGGCGAGCCGGTCGTCATCGAAGACGGCCAGCTGATCGAGGGCACCATCGCCGAGGACGAGGTCGGCGAGTTCGGCGGCGAGATCGTCGACACCATCACGAAGGTCTACGGCAACACCCGCGCCCGGATCTTCATCAACGAGGTCTCGACGCTGGCGATGCGTGCGATCATGCACTTCGGGTTCTCGATCGGGATCGACGACGAAACGATCCCGGAGGAGGCTCGGGAACGCATCGACGAGACGATCGACGACGCCAACGACCGCGTCGAAGAGCTGATCGAAGCCTACGAGAACAACGAACTCGAGAGCCTCCCGGGGCGGACGATCGACGAGACCCTCGAGATGAAGATCATGCAGACGCTCTCGCGTGCGCGTGACAACGCCGGGAACATCGCCGACGAGCACTTCGACGACGAGAACCCGGCGGTCGTCATGGCCAACTCCGGTGCCCGCGGATCGATGCTCAACCTGACCCAGATGGCCGGCGCCGTCGGCCAGCAGGCGGTTCGGGGCGAGCGGATCAACCGCGGCTACGAGGACCGCACCCTCTCCCACTACGAACCCAACGACCTCTCCGCGGAGGCCCACGGCTTCGTCGAGAACTCCTACACCAGCGGCCTCACCCCGCGGGAGTTCTTCTTCCACGCGATGGGCGGCCGCGAGGGACTGGTCGACACCGCCGTTCGAACGTCGAAGTCCGGTTACCTGCAGCGTCGACTGATCAACGCGCTGTCGGAACTCGAGACCCAGTACGACGGCACCGTCCGGGACACCTCGGACACCATCGTCCAGTTCGAGTTCGGCGAGGACGGCACCTCGCCGGTCAAGGTTTCCTCGGGCGACGACAACGAGATCGACGTCGAGGCGATCGCCGATCGCGTCATCGACTCCGAGTTCGCTTCCGAGGCGGAGCGAGACGAGTTCCTCGGCATCAGGACCGAGCCGACGAATCTCTCCGAGCACGCCGACGATCGACTCACCGAGGGACGGGAGGTGACCTCCGATGACTGA
- the rpoA2 gene encoding DNA-directed RNA polymerase subunit A'', with translation MTEVAYDVDDDTIAVVEDTDLPRRLKDEVYETLEGRADATVEDADELAKAVEDRYVDTRVDPLDPVGTVSAQSIGEPGTQLTMNTFHYAGVAEIDVTQGLPRLIELVDARKTPDTPMMTVYLEDEYATEREKAHEVVWNIEATQILALGDVSTNVADMRVQISLNEDTLRERMIEPEEVAEIIEDNLGVTAIQQGTEIQFGPEEPSYRDLLQLVEELRDITFKGIEEISRVVIRREELDEGEQFVLYTEGSAFGDVLEIEGVDASRTTCNNIHEIHRNLGIEAAREAIIEETNNTLAEQGLDDVNVRHLMLVADIMTNRGEIESIGRHGISGSKDSVLARAAFEVTVNHLLNAAIHGEIDELDGVTENVIVGKPIKLGTGDVDLRMGSTSSGSSQAD, from the coding sequence ATGACTGAGGTGGCCTACGACGTCGACGACGACACCATCGCGGTCGTCGAGGACACCGACCTCCCGCGGCGACTCAAAGACGAGGTCTACGAGACGCTCGAGGGTCGCGCCGACGCGACCGTCGAGGACGCCGACGAACTCGCGAAGGCCGTCGAGGACCGCTACGTCGACACGCGGGTCGATCCGCTCGATCCCGTCGGCACCGTCTCGGCCCAGTCGATCGGCGAACCCGGCACCCAGCTGACGATGAACACGTTCCACTACGCGGGGGTCGCCGAGATCGACGTGACCCAGGGGCTGCCGCGACTGATCGAACTGGTCGACGCCCGGAAGACCCCGGACACGCCGATGATGACCGTCTACCTCGAGGACGAGTACGCGACCGAGCGCGAGAAGGCCCACGAGGTCGTCTGGAACATCGAAGCCACGCAGATCCTCGCGCTGGGTGACGTCTCGACGAACGTCGCGGACATGCGCGTCCAGATCTCGCTCAACGAGGATACGCTGCGCGAGCGGATGATCGAACCGGAGGAGGTCGCCGAGATCATCGAGGACAACCTCGGTGTGACCGCGATCCAGCAGGGAACCGAGATCCAGTTCGGCCCCGAGGAACCCTCGTATCGGGATCTCCTGCAACTGGTCGAGGAACTGCGCGATATCACGTTCAAGGGGATCGAGGAGATCTCCCGGGTCGTCATCCGCCGCGAGGAACTCGACGAGGGCGAGCAGTTCGTCCTCTACACCGAGGGATCGGCCTTCGGCGACGTCCTAGAGATCGAGGGCGTCGACGCCTCGCGAACCACCTGTAACAACATCCACGAGATCCACCGTAACCTCGGCATCGAGGCGGCCCGCGAGGCCATCATCGAGGAGACGAACAACACGCTGGCCGAGCAGGGGCTGGACGACGTCAACGTTCGCCACCTGATGCTGGTCGCCGACATCATGACCAACCGCGGCGAGATCGAATCGATCGGCCGCCACGGCATCTCGGGTTCGAAGGACTCTGTCCTCGCCCGCGCGGCGTTCGAGGTGACGGTCAACCACCTGCTCAACGCCGCGATCCACGGGGAGATCGACGAACTGGACGGCGTCACGGAGAACGTCATCGTCGGCAAACCGATCAAGCTCGGCACCGGCGACGTCGACCTCCGGATGGGATCGACGAGTTCCGGCAGCAGTCAGGCCGACTGA
- a CDS encoding NusA-like transcription termination signal-binding factor, with amino-acid sequence MGVTLDDDARQYLAAFEDVTGVDGQDCLVLAAGDAADADERLVVVVSSGRMSEAIGPGGRTVGRYEDRVGVPVRLVEDADDPEAFVANAFSPAAVYNVTISENEDTVAYVEVAEEDRGVAIGSNGRTIEDVRRLAARHFDIDDVQLL; translated from the coding sequence ATGGGCGTCACCTTAGACGACGACGCTCGGCAGTACCTCGCCGCGTTCGAGGACGTGACCGGCGTGGACGGGCAGGACTGTCTCGTCCTCGCGGCCGGCGACGCCGCGGACGCGGACGAGCGGCTCGTCGTCGTCGTCTCGAGCGGACGGATGAGCGAGGCGATCGGTCCCGGGGGCCGAACCGTCGGCCGCTACGAAGACCGCGTCGGCGTGCCCGTCAGGCTCGTCGAAGACGCCGACGATCCCGAGGCGTTCGTCGCGAACGCGTTCTCGCCCGCGGCGGTCTACAACGTCACGATCAGCGAGAACGAGGACACCGTCGCCTACGTCGAGGTGGCCGAGGAGGACCGCGGCGTCGCCATCGGCTCGAACGGTCGCACGATCGAGGACGTACGCAGGCTCGCGGCGCGTCACTTCGACATCGACGACGTCCAGTTGCTCTGA
- a CDS encoding 30S ribosomal protein S12, translated as MANGKYAARKLKKDRQEQRWSDSDYARRARGLREKSDPLEGAPQGRGIVLEKVGIEAKQPNSAIRKCVRVQLIKNGKQVTAFCPGDGAISFIDEHDEVTIAGIGGAKGRAMGDLSGVNYKVDKVNGVALKELVRGNAEKPVR; from the coding sequence ATGGCAAACGGCAAATACGCCGCGCGCAAGCTCAAGAAGGACCGCCAGGAGCAGCGGTGGTCCGACTCCGACTACGCGCGCCGCGCACGGGGCCTCCGCGAGAAGTCCGACCCGCTCGAGGGCGCTCCGCAGGGCCGCGGTATCGTCCTCGAAAAGGTAGGCATCGAAGCGAAACAGCCCAACTCGGCGATCCGAAAGTGCGTCCGAGTGCAACTGATCAAGAACGGCAAACAGGTCACCGCGTTCTGTCCCGGTGACGGCGCGATCAGCTTCATCGACGAACACGACGAAGTCACCATCGCCGGGATCGGTGGTGCAAAGGGTCGTGCGATGGGTGACCTCTCCGGCGTCAACTACAAGGTCGACAAGGTCAACGGCGTCGCGCTGAAGGAACTCGTTCGCGGAAACGCGGAGAAACCGGTGCGATAA
- a CDS encoding 30S ribosomal protein S7 yields the protein MAAEDQPDPDAPAGGADVGAKLFGTWEIDEIAYEDPSTERYIAVTPVAHTAGRHASKQFQKSQISIVERFINRLMQTEENTGKKQQSLNHVREAFELIHERTDENPVQVLVTAVENAAPREETVRLKYGGISVPKAVDVAPQRRVDQALKFLAEGVYNASFKTTTDVEEAIANQLVGAANYDVQTYAVSQKEEKERVAAAAR from the coding sequence ATGGCTGCAGAAGACCAACCCGACCCGGACGCCCCCGCTGGTGGCGCAGACGTCGGCGCGAAACTGTTCGGCACCTGGGAGATCGACGAGATCGCCTACGAGGATCCGTCGACCGAACGCTACATCGCGGTGACGCCGGTCGCACACACCGCCGGCCGTCACGCGAGCAAGCAGTTCCAGAAGTCCCAGATCTCGATCGTCGAGCGCTTCATCAATCGTCTCATGCAGACGGAGGAGAACACGGGCAAGAAACAGCAGTCGCTCAACCACGTCCGTGAAGCGTTCGAACTCATCCACGAGCGCACCGACGAGAACCCCGTTCAGGTGCTCGTGACCGCCGTCGAGAACGCCGCTCCACGCGAGGAGACCGTCCGCCTGAAGTACGGTGGGATTTCGGTCCCCAAGGCCGTCGACGTCGCACCGCAGCGTCGCGTCGATCAGGCCCTGAAGTTCCTCGCCGAAGGCGTCTACAACGCCTCGTTCAAGACCACGACCGACGTCGAGGAGGCCATCGCCAACCAGCTCGTCGGCGCCGCCAACTACGACGTCCAGACCTACGCGGTCAGCCAGAAGGAAGAGAAAGAGCGCGTCGCGGCGGCTGCACGCTAA
- a CDS encoding HalX domain-containing protein: MLLESTSHLFIVHRSLSLPDLYSDRSRVSATIHQADLDQSILEQIDDHYDLLVLDWGLETRDPRGVLDTFQQRAPDTQVLVLADDVPTDDPVDRGADELLVTPVSDERLQSTIERLLLQQAYEEAMNEFFRLSTERALLESELQSGLDVADRYEAVVRDLSEYRRRTAAIRDELSNEEFDQALRQLLE, from the coding sequence GTGTTACTGGAATCTACTTCCCACCTGTTCATCGTTCATCGATCCCTCTCCCTTCCCGATCTGTATTCGGATCGATCACGAGTTTCTGCGACCATACATCAGGCCGATTTAGATCAGTCGATCCTCGAGCAGATCGACGACCACTACGACCTGCTCGTTCTCGACTGGGGCCTCGAGACGCGCGATCCGCGTGGAGTCCTCGATACCTTCCAACAGCGTGCACCGGACACGCAGGTGCTCGTCCTTGCCGACGACGTTCCGACGGACGATCCCGTGGATCGCGGTGCGGACGAACTCCTCGTCACACCGGTTTCTGACGAGCGGTTGCAGTCGACGATCGAACGATTACTTCTGCAACAGGCCTACGAGGAAGCGATGAACGAGTTCTTCCGACTGTCGACAGAGCGTGCCCTGCTCGAAAGCGAACTCCAGTCCGGCCTCGATGTTGCGGATCGGTACGAGGCTGTCGTCCGTGATCTCTCCGAGTATCGGCGTCGAACCGCTGCGATTCGCGATGAACTTTCGAACGAGGAGTTCGATCAGGCGCTTCGGCAGTTGCTCGAGTAG
- a CDS encoding DUF7503 family protein, with protein MSNLTHYLKNHPRMIGVLFTILLALSQAGSAAAGGMGGFAGL; from the coding sequence ATGAGCAACCTAACCCACTACCTGAAGAATCACCCACGAATGATCGGCGTCCTGTTCACGATCCTGCTTGCCCTATCGCAGGCTGGGTCTGCCGCTGCTGGCGGAATGGGCGGCTTCGCAGGATTATAA
- a CDS encoding DUF7504 family protein: MLSRKDWGGGSGDDRFTDELSQLKRQGASVLVVGSVRTEQRRDVSRRLLGQATSQPRRRVLVSTTGATHTHLAEDETESSETLTRVNYATQARSATSETAASETASSGPGPISPSADESPVTTTTLADLGIAISSAIEGFETEADGLAPAELRVGVDSLVPLIEEYGAERVFKFVHLTNGRTRDTDGMIHYHLPMDRNSDVVSVLTPLFDIVIELREQNGTFQERWSINDGDLSSGWISISQS, encoded by the coding sequence ATGCTTTCGCGCAAAGACTGGGGTGGCGGGTCGGGTGACGACCGATTCACCGACGAACTCTCGCAGTTGAAACGACAGGGAGCGAGCGTTCTCGTCGTCGGTTCCGTACGAACCGAGCAGCGACGGGACGTCAGTCGACGGCTCCTGGGGCAGGCGACCTCCCAACCACGCCGACGCGTGCTCGTCTCGACGACCGGTGCAACCCACACCCACCTCGCCGAGGACGAGACCGAGTCGTCGGAAACGCTCACACGCGTCAACTACGCGACGCAGGCTCGAAGTGCAACAAGTGAAACTGCGGCCAGTGAAACCGCTTCGAGTGGACCCGGCCCAATCTCCCCATCGGCCGACGAGAGCCCGGTGACGACGACCACCCTCGCCGACCTCGGTATCGCTATCTCGAGTGCGATCGAAGGATTCGAAACCGAGGCCGACGGCCTCGCTCCCGCGGAACTCCGCGTCGGCGTCGACTCGCTGGTCCCACTCATCGAGGAGTACGGTGCCGAACGCGTCTTCAAGTTCGTCCATCTGACGAACGGCCGGACGCGAGACACCGACGGCATGATCCACTATCACCTCCCCATGGACCGCAACTCCGACGTCGTCTCGGTCCTGACACCGCTGTTCGATATCGTCATCGAGCTCCGGGAACAGAACGGGACCTTCCAGGAACGCTGGTCGATCAACGACGGCGATCTCAGCTCCGGCTGGATTTCGATTTCGCAGTCGTAA
- a CDS encoding DUF5781 family protein, which translates to MDIRVQGPGPTSPFLSARDLFETEHDLSLPVRVHLRDDPDERTWAAHYDDHHVLNISRQAASSAMARELALHEFAHMARHEQEHPSHTQSTEEVLYLALAGKSVERRKLSHCYQIANHMKDIYADDITLSVDPGEKLLSFLESSLAMAVADRPETPSRPGFQRLSASADPEITAVNAAFALALAERHELVDENHRLYDLAHAAAMDAPQVDFQGFKRRFRELVRDPDSSTYRQVLVDATRAYVGGEGPAAD; encoded by the coding sequence ATGGATATACGCGTACAGGGACCGGGCCCGACCTCTCCATTCCTCAGCGCCCGCGATCTCTTCGAAACCGAACACGACCTCTCGTTGCCGGTCCGCGTGCACCTCCGGGACGACCCCGACGAACGCACCTGGGCCGCCCACTACGACGACCACCACGTGCTGAACATCTCTCGACAGGCCGCCTCGAGCGCCATGGCCCGCGAACTCGCCCTCCACGAGTTCGCACACATGGCCAGACACGAGCAGGAACACCCCTCCCACACCCAGTCGACCGAGGAAGTGCTCTACCTCGCGCTGGCCGGCAAGAGCGTCGAGCGGCGCAAACTCTCCCACTGTTACCAGATCGCCAACCACATGAAAGACATCTACGCCGACGACATCACGCTCTCGGTCGACCCCGGCGAGAAACTGCTCTCCTTTCTCGAGTCCAGTCTCGCGATGGCGGTCGCCGATCGTCCCGAGACCCCGTCCCGACCGGGCTTCCAGCGACTCTCGGCGAGTGCCGACCCCGAGATCACGGCGGTCAACGCCGCGTTCGCGCTGGCGCTCGCCGAACGCCACGAACTGGTCGACGAGAACCACCGACTGTACGACCTCGCCCACGCCGCTGCGATGGACGCCCCGCAGGTGGACTTTCAGGGATTCAAGCGCCGCTTCCGCGAACTCGTCCGCGACCCCGACTCGAGTACGTACCGGCAGGTCCTCGTCGACGCGACCCGGGCGTACGTCGGCGGCGAGGGACCGGCAGCGGACTGA
- a CDS encoding elongation factor EF-2, translating to MGRRKKIVQECERLMDEPENIRNIAIAAHVDHGKTTLTDNLLAGAGMISDDTAGEQLAMDTEEDEQERGITIDAANVSMTHEYEDKNHLINLIDTPGHVDFGGDVTRAMRAVDGALVVVDAVEGAMPQTETVLRQALREGVKPTLFINKVDRLISELQEGPEEMQQRLLSVIHDVNELIRGMTQDMDDIEDWTVSVEEGTVGFGSALYKWGVSMPSMQRTGMDFGEIMELERNDKRQELHERTPLSDVVLDMVCEHFPNPLDAQPRRIPRIWRGDDETELAESMRLVDEDGDVVLMVTDIGVDPHAGEIAAGRVFSGTLEKGQELYVSGTAGKNRVQSVGIYMGGEREEVDEVPAGNIAAVTGLKDAIAGSTVSGVEMTPFESIEHISEPVITKAVEAQTMDDLPKLIETLRQVSKEDPTIQIEINEDTGEHLISGQGELHLEVITQRIEKNQGIPVNTGEPIVVFREQPQQPSDEVEGISPNRHNRFYISIEPMTDDLVETIKRGEASMDMPEQERREALQEAGMDKDTSQNVEHIHGTNILIDDTKGIQHLNETMELVIEGLEEALDNGPLANEPVQGTLVRLHDARLHEDTIHRGPAQVIPAAREAVHKALIDGQIKMLEPMQDVRIDVPNDHMGAASGEIQGRRGRVDDMYQEGDLMVVEGIAPVGEMIGFASDIRSATEGRASWNTENAGFEVMSDSLQRDKIMEIRERKGMKLELPPSIDYI from the coding sequence ATGGGCCGACGCAAAAAGATCGTCCAAGAGTGTGAACGGTTGATGGACGAACCGGAGAACATCCGGAACATCGCCATCGCCGCTCACGTCGACCACGGGAAAACGACCCTCACGGACAACCTGCTGGCCGGTGCCGGCATGATCTCCGACGACACCGCCGGCGAACAGTTGGCGATGGACACGGAGGAAGACGAGCAGGAACGCGGGATCACCATCGACGCGGCCAACGTCTCGATGACCCACGAGTACGAGGACAAGAACCACCTCATCAACCTCATCGACACGCCGGGCCACGTCGACTTCGGTGGCGACGTCACCCGCGCGATGCGGGCCGTCGACGGTGCCCTCGTGGTCGTCGACGCCGTCGAAGGGGCTATGCCCCAGACCGAGACGGTGCTCCGACAGGCGCTGCGGGAGGGCGTCAAGCCGACCCTGTTCATCAACAAGGTCGACCGCCTGATCTCCGAACTGCAGGAGGGTCCGGAGGAGATGCAACAGCGTCTCCTCTCGGTCATCCACGACGTCAACGAACTCATCCGCGGGATGACCCAGGACATGGACGACATCGAGGACTGGACCGTCTCCGTCGAAGAGGGGACCGTCGGGTTCGGCTCCGCACTGTACAAGTGGGGCGTCTCCATGCCGTCGATGCAACGCACCGGGATGGATTTCGGCGAGATCATGGAACTCGAGCGCAACGACAAGCGCCAGGAACTCCACGAGCGGACGCCGCTGTCGGACGTCGTCCTCGACATGGTCTGTGAACACTTCCCGAACCCGCTCGACGCCCAGCCCCGTCGTATCCCGCGCATCTGGCGCGGCGACGACGAGACCGAACTCGCGGAGTCGATGCGACTCGTCGACGAGGACGGCGACGTCGTCCTGATGGTCACCGACATCGGGGTCGACCCCCACGCCGGCGAAATCGCTGCGGGCCGCGTCTTCTCGGGTACCCTCGAGAAGGGCCAGGAACTGTACGTCTCCGGGACCGCGGGCAAGAACCGCGTCCAGTCCGTCGGGATCTACATGGGTGGCGAGCGCGAGGAAGTCGACGAAGTTCCCGCCGGGAACATCGCCGCGGTGACGGGGCTGAAAGACGCCATCGCCGGCTCGACCGTCTCGGGCGTCGAGATGACGCCCTTCGAGTCGATCGAACACATCTCCGAGCCGGTCATCACGAAGGCCGTCGAGGCCCAGACCATGGACGACCTGCCGAAGCTCATCGAGACGCTCCGACAGGTCTCCAAGGAGGACCCGACGATCCAGATCGAGATCAACGAGGACACCGGCGAACACCTGATCTCCGGACAGGGTGAACTCCACCTCGAGGTCATCACCCAGCGCATCGAGAAGAACCAGGGCATTCCGGTCAACACCGGCGAACCGATCGTCGTCTTCCGCGAGCAACCCCAGCAGCCCAGCGACGAAGTGGAGGGCATCTCGCCGAACCGGCACAACCGCTTCTACATCTCCATCGAGCCGATGACGGACGACCTCGTCGAGACCATCAAGCGCGGCGAGGCCTCGATGGACATGCCCGAGCAGGAACGCCGCGAGGCCCTGCAGGAGGCCGGCATGGACAAGGACACGTCCCAGAACGTCGAGCACATCCACGGGACGAACATCCTCATCGACGACACGAAAGGGATCCAGCACTTGAACGAGACGATGGAACTCGTCATCGAGGGGCTCGAGGAGGCCCTCGACAACGGTCCGCTGGCCAACGAGCCGGTCCAGGGGACGCTCGTCCGCCTACACGACGCGCGACTCCACGAGGACACCATCCACCGCGGTCCGGCACAGGTCATCCCCGCGGCCCGCGAGGCCGTCCACAAGGCCCTGATCGACGGGCAGATCAAGATGCTCGAGCCGATGCAGGACGTCCGCATCGACGTGCCCAACGACCACATGGGCGCCGCCTCGGGCGAGATTCAGGGTCGTCGTGGCCGCGTCGACGACATGTACCAGGAAGGCGACCTCATGGTCGTCGAGGGCATCGCGCCCGTCGGCGAAATGATCGGCTTCGCCTCGGACATCCGGAGCGCGACCGAGGGTCGCGCCTCCTGGAACACCGAGAACGCCGGCTTCGAGGTCATGTCCGACTCCCTCCAGCGCGACAAGATCATGGAGATCCGCGAGCGCAAGGGCATGAAGCTCGAGCTGCCGCCGAGCATCGACTACATCTAA
- a CDS encoding lactate utilization protein: MSQQKSEYVADADIDATLDELPTDEAIEEAVENLEANGFDVVVADSAEEALETLQSLIPAGASVMNGHSTTLEEIGFVDHLTEGDHEWESLPDEIWGIDDDAKRQTARRESQTADYFLGGINAISQTGELVAADRSGSRIGAYPFAASNVVIVSGVNKIVPTLDDALDRLESVAYPLENERAKEAYGVDSAIAKQLIFRQELEDGRTTVVLIRDQLGY; encoded by the coding sequence ATGTCCCAGCAGAAATCAGAGTACGTAGCCGACGCCGATATCGACGCAACGCTCGACGAACTGCCGACCGACGAGGCCATCGAGGAGGCCGTCGAAAACCTCGAGGCCAACGGCTTCGACGTCGTCGTCGCCGACTCGGCCGAGGAGGCCCTGGAGACGCTGCAGTCGCTGATCCCCGCCGGCGCGTCGGTGATGAACGGCCACTCCACGACGCTCGAGGAGATCGGCTTCGTCGACCACCTGACCGAGGGCGACCACGAGTGGGAGAGTCTCCCGGACGAGATCTGGGGTATCGACGACGATGCGAAGCGGCAGACCGCTCGTCGGGAGTCACAGACGGCCGACTACTTCCTCGGCGGTATCAACGCGATTTCCCAGACCGGCGAACTCGTCGCGGCCGACCGCTCCGGCAGTCGGATCGGCGCGTATCCCTTCGCCGCGAGTAACGTCGTCATCGTCAGTGGCGTAAACAAGATCGTGCCGACGCTCGACGATGCGCTCGATCGCCTGGAATCCGTGGCCTACCCCCTCGAAAACGAACGAGCGAAGGAGGCCTACGGCGTCGATTCCGCGATCGCCAAGCAACTCATTTTCCGGCAGGAACTCGAAGACGGCCGTACGACCGTCGTGCTAATCCGCGATCAGCTCGGGTACTAG